The stretch of DNA atcacattaaaatccatttccaattctcgtgtaattcagaaatttgtattttatttgtatggcagcccccctatagagaggggggtggagaggctaaccatcatagaaacatttattgcaccctaaaacctcaatatgctcaatttggttttatttgcttgattaattctcgagtaatgcagaaatttgtgttttatttgtatggcagccccgccTTAGagacctcaatatgcctaatttggtatcATTTGCATGGTTAATTCcggagtaatgtagaaatttgtgtttaatttgtatggaagccaccccttagagaggggggaggggtctcaaactatcacgaaaaccttccccggccccaaaaacccctacatatcaatcttcatgttgatcggttcagtagtttccgagtccataagaatcagacagacagacagacagaaatccattttttatatatagaagactagctgacccggcaaacttcgtcccgcccaacgtttgttttttttttatcaataccttcaaacattcaacttttcttactgagcgcaagttcatgggtccaatcgcagaactgttcattgattgatcttctaatcgaccccgttgaattttccttttactataaaattcctagtatttctaacaaaactcatcattttaatatcagattgttttcagacataattctcgttcaagattttttcaaccacttgcaaataacatgtttctccgttacatggaataaatgttttttacagaaaatatgatagaataaagacagccctaaatcggacaattccttcctcgagttctgctcttatcagcacatccggcgatcctttttttggtatacatagaaaaagatataggagtgcgtttcatcacattaaaattcatctccactttcgaacaaagatcaatttcgctagcgcaaacatcaaatggactaacagcacttgtcactatgtaattgtagaacatatgggaatttaattttccgaattttctctttttccttcagagttttccgagaattttcaattgtcatgtttggttggaacatttttgattgaaatatgtgtaatatttttatgggatcccctCTCCATACCAGAGGAGttagaggtgtcataccattatagaaacatttctcatacccaaaaacctcaagttatgcagaagtttgtgtttcgtttgtctggcagctccccttagagaaggagGGAGAAGTgtgttcaccatagaaacgtttcgtgtcccgtaaaaccttcgcatgccaaatttggctccatttgcttgattagttttcgagttatgcgaaaatttgtgtttcatttgtatgacagcccacccttagagaggggggtggagagtctaaccatcattgaaacatttgttgcaacctaaaacctcaatatgcccaatttggtctcgtttgcttgattaattctcgagtaatgcagaaatttgtgtttcatttgtatggcagccccccttggaGAAGAGGTAGAAGTACCtagccaccgtaaaaacatttattgcaccctaaaacctccacatgccaatttggtttcatttgcttgattaattctcgagtaatgcagaaatttgtgtttcatttgtatggcaggtctCCCTTAGAgcagggggtggagagtctaacaatcatagaaacatttaatgcaccctaaaatttcaatatgcctaacttggtttcatttgatttattaattctcgtgtaatgcagatatttgtgtttcatttgtatggcagcacaccCACATAACCCCGGAAATGGTTGAGCTTCTCTATTTGGACCAACTACCTCTTATGGCTTGCTCACCAGACTTGGCTCCTTCCTAtcaccattttgacgtaggactaggacatcttacattaagggtgccaaatcagaaaacaggtcacgtttgtatgaaataaagttaaagttaataactatttttgctgcgaacggattttaacgatttgcaaaTCAAtctaatcggaaattttctaagatttgtttgatatgctatacattacaattccatagtTTGTATgtagtttaaattgatgaaaattggaagcatttctatttccccatacatttgttctgtccatttgtgtgcatttccgaacagagctgtcaataacgggcaacttatgcagccactagaatataaacaaagaagggggatagcgaaaagagaatatttgcaaagTAAACTCcactagagacgtcggttaatcgttcgattaattcaaataatctaatatctgaaattataatcgagtaatttggtatcgaataatttaaaatcaaaatatgaatacatcgaataattgccactgcattcgcgattaatgaaagaaagaatttttctcaaggctaatgcatttttaggttaagaaGTAGGCTATATagtttttttatccaacattttttcatccaaccatctaacatcgacaacccgatagaccacgcgaccagaatgacaatgtgatacgtgattattacaagagataaatattcgctcgattaatcgaatattgaaaaacaattattcgaatgaatcgaatattgaaaaatgtccgaacgattaatcgataatcgaataaatgaaaaatttagacatcactaaacTCCACCTTTGCATAGTAagaagctgtcgctagcgtataagtattgcatctcctctgaggaaaattctccgaatcattctgtgcccgaaacaacaaaggtcgcttattctgctcattttgtgttttatgtttcccctcgatctatgaacgctagcgaatatttaacttgaagtgcatctggcattgcaattgacGAATTTGCGTTAGAATTGCAACCAGacggcgcagcgagtaaaatgatgaagAGTACaaattataggtcgcttctagctaTCAGCTATcatttggctttgtgtgtgttgattgttttcgttgcgcgaaatttagaacttgttcatttcctgtacatgtgaataacacaccttcgatacttttagttgtcaTTCGTACTTGCTCTCATGCGCATCAGCTctattctgatgcaacaagctcctagctttgttgacggttttgaacgagagtcgagaaatgatttttcataaacggtcattctcgcgatgtttcatttttatcgctgcaactgtgtgcatctgttagacgcgtgtttgatgcttgttgaacggaagatgcctctcgttgaaTACTCACTGCAATGCGtgcatgaaatttcgacgtattcgcaaataatatttgaaaggataaaccaacaaatttaaaagaaaaaaatattgggtagtcctaagcggtcgtgtctcggatacaacccctcgatttttttaagAACTTCAACTATTacaaaattggatcgatttctGATTTGGCTCAAGCAAACAAAAAGCAATAAGTAAATGGTTCAAATAGGTGAACGCCGTTAGCGCTGTAATTTTCCCGTACAAAAGGTTATATGCTTAAtgacccatgccgtcaatagcTAGCAACTTCACAGAATTTATTTAGGATGAGacttgatttaatttttttcaaattgggtTTTCAGAAGGTTACGACGAAATCACGCAAACCAACGACCCTTTTCAAGACTATCAAGAAATTCTACTAAAGATTAAATTATTTGATATCGTTTCTATTtgaaacaatatccgaaatgataaacaggTGAATCCAATAAACTATTCCTAGGTAGTACATCTTTACGCTCAACGATTTCAAAAGATCATGCTTTATGTTTTACAAATGCTCTCAACACATAGGGGAGGTGccggtaagacggacagtgggagtAATATGGACAGGCGGATGATTTGTTTAAttacattatgaatttcaaatttcggttaacacgttgagccccgcgtcagtccctaggggccgacgttaaGCGAGCGTTGACATTTacaatattagaaaataaaaatacatatggTTCGTTTTCgggtgttttacaaaatgtgaccaatttctagtcgaatttctgtctattttctatttatacaataagaaTCTTTGAGAGCTGGGATCGACACTGACATTGTGCAAACGGTCTTGATGCGGGCTAAATGGAAAGCCCAGTGCGAgcgagatggactgtgaaaaatatgtttattctattcctaaggaatgccctgcgtccaTAAACGGAAATCAAATTGACAAAGGTGGGCAGTCGAAAAGCTGACGGgaaacaaaagcaaaatagttgagggtctgtccgtttatactgctgagaAGCAGAATATCACTTATAAGTGAATTAATtcgttttttcatcatttaacggacattcgtgatgatctcagaccttggttgaatagaattattcctctcacgagcgataaacttctaggcttcgtatattacaaacctgtccatagtCCCCCCACTATATGCCCATATTACCGCATCGAaataaatgttctacttttgggccttttttaatttcagtttaaaaaaacttagaaaaacacatttttgtaaaacatttttgccgattgttttgaaaaacagtatattgaattgtaagAAATTGCAAGTATTGGGAAACATGACTTTCGAAAGATaccattgaagttcttcttaacatgtctgtcttacccccacttcccctatgtaTCGTTTTCTACTCTCAGAATTTACATTTACTTTGAATTTCTGTGTTAATTTAATTCGATTCCATTCCATCCACAGCGACTATAAGGATGAGCCTGTAGTTGGATACTTCAGCGTGCGCACTCCACATCTCATGATCCGCGACCCCGAGTTGATCAAAGAGGTTCTCTCGAAAAGCTTTCGGAATTTTTCCGCCAATGATTTCTCCAACTTGGTAGACGAAAAGTCCGACCCACTGCTGGCACGCAACCCTTTCAGCTTGAGCggagaaaaatggaaaacacgGCGAGCGGAAATTACTCCGGCTTTTACGACCAATAGAGTTCAATGCATATATACAGACCAGAAAACCAGTAAAACAACTAAATTTGATCTGTTTGCAGATAAAAGCCTTGTCCGTTTTGATGGAAGATGTATGCGCTCGGATGACGAATTATATTACTCAAAAAATTGCACAGAATGAGTGCACATTCGACACGAAAGAGGTAACTCAACTTATGCGAAATTCTTAGGTTATATTGATTTATTCTTAACATTCTACAGTTAATGACAAAGTACACCACGGATGTAGTTTCCAACTGCATTTTCGCAATTGACGCACAATCGTTCACCAAGGAGAAACCTGAAATACGGGAGATGGGACGACGCATCATGGATTTCAATGTCACCGCGCAAATTGTTTTCACACTGGTCACATTTATTCCTTCGATCAGAAATTTTTACAAGTTCACTTTTGTCCCGCGGGATGTTCAGGAATTCTTCATCCACATCATGAGAGAAGCTATCCAACATCGCAAGAAGAACAACATTGTTCGTAATGATTTCCTCGATCATCTGCTATCGTTAGAAGAGAAGAAGCAAATCTCTGAAATCGACATCGCAGGACACGGTGTGTCCTTCTTCGCCGATGGATTTGAAACATCTAGTTGGATGATGACCTATTGTCTGTACGACCTGGCATCGAATCCAGCCGTTCAACGTCAAGTTAGGGAAGAAATTCGTAGCGTACAAGCTAGCAAGAAAACCCTAGACTATGATACGGTAGGGGAGATGACCTATCTGGAACAAGTTTGCAACGAAACACTTCGATTACACGCAATCATCCCGGTGCTTGCCAAACGATGCACTGAGGATGTCGAATTGACAGGACCAAAAGATAGGAAAATTCGTATTACAGCCGGAACGACCGTCACTATCCCATATTTTGTCCAGTTCGATCCACTTTACTACGATGAACCGGAAAAATTCAAACCCGAACGCTTTGCCCCGGAAACTGGTGGTGTGAAGCCGTACAGAGAGAAAGGAGTTTATTTCCCATTTGGAGATGGTCCAAGAATGTGTCTTGGAATGCGCTTTGCAATGGCACAGGCGAAGAGAGGAATCGTGGAGATTATCGATAAATTTGAGATCACAGTTAATCCGAAGACGAAGGAACCGCTGGTCTTTGAACCAAAACTTTTCATGCTCAATGTAGTCGGTGGTATTTGGCTGGATTTCAAACCAATTGTTAACAGTATGTGAACGGGGTAGTGATGATAATATGATGTATTTTGTTTATACGAaacaaatctatataaataaaaatgtaaggccaaatgtgttgctaagcgcgaaacccAAAGAAGGattcgtccgatttgagccatctttattttgatgtattcgtctctgcccgtagatcaatgttatggagagaaaaatcagaaaattttcggaaaattctgaagaaaggttgaaaaattcggaaaattgatttcccatatgttttaaaattacatcatgataagcgttgtcggTCAAATCGAAGTTTGCGCtattgaaattgatctttgtttgaaagtggaaatggattttcaggtgaaataacgcactcctataccttctatcttctatatctatataaatgaaaatgtaaggccaaatgtgttgcttagcgcaaaacccgaagaaggaatggtccgatttgagtcgtcgttattttgttgtatttgtctttgcccatagatcaatatagcggatgGAAAAATCGGAAAGTTTCCGGAAAATTCAGAAGGAAGTTCGGAAAATTCGGTAAATTgaatatgttcgaaaattacattatgATAACCGTTGTTAGTTAGTTGCGCTAACGGAATTGATATTTATTTGAGGGTGGAAATGGGTTTTCatgcggaataacgcattcctatctatataaataaaaaaggaaggcCAAACGGTTTTCTGATCGCAAAATCCGAAGAAGGAAAGGTCGCTTTtgagccgtcttcattttgttgtatttgttgtattctgccctgttatgatgagaaaaagtttagaaatttgttctaaagaattcatatccaaacaataattttgggcgggacgaagtgtgccgggtcagctagtaataagtAAATAACTAATGAGTCCGACTCGATATGCTTTTATAAAGTCTTTACAGGGTGACAACCTTTCTTTTTCCaggagtaagagtaagagtaagagtaagagtaagagtaagagtaagagtaagagtaagagtaagagtaagagtaagagtaagagtaagagtaagagttagagtaagagtaagagtaagagtaagagtaagagtaagagtaagagtaagagtaagagtaagagtaagagtaagagtaagagtaagagtaagagtaagagtaagagtaagagtaagagtaagagtaagagtaagagtaagagtaagagtaagagtaagagtaagagtaagagtaagagtaagagtaagagtaagagtaagagtaagagtaagagtaagagtaagagtaagagtaagagtaagagtaagagtaagagtaagagtaagagtaagagtaagagtaagagtaagagtaagagtaagagtaagagtaagagtaagagtaagagtaagagtaagagtaagagtaagagtaagagtaagagtaagagtaagagtaagagtaagagtaagagtaagagtaagagtaagagtaagagtaagagtaagagtaagagtaagagtaagagttagagtaagagtaagagtaagagtaagagtaagagtaagagtaagagtaagagtactGTGAGTTTAAAAGAgccactggaattttcattgaaaatgccaaagccagtggacccgtttatgaatgaaccgtcagtaaagaacattttatcagatctaactttcccatatttttccgaaaatattgacggaataacattggagcataGATGAAttggaattccatagattttttgtcgcatggacagatcaaaaatgacagaggaattgcaaaagtatgggaagcaaacttgattGGAGATGCCTgttgaagggtgcacgtcgtgggtgaggtactcatggtacaaagacataaaacttgactgaggagtcagttggagtagattttccaagttatcaatcaccaatggattcatgattttgcaacggatgagaaatctgtgagataattctgtgaaccgaagagtaagtggagatactcctgccaagacaTCGAgattcatcgtatgtgtcgaatgcaaacaccccatggctatacgcaagcaacgatattgtgtcctctccagcttgaaaatatgaagaatatgagaatatgatgtttcttccgttgtatccctgtatatatagcggcaatacatacacatactctatacagatacacgggccgaaggttgtgcagccctctgatcattcaccaagagctgaggattgtaccgctcatggcaactctacacgagctgatgattctgccggctagtgaccatttcatcctggattcctcgagtcgagaaagacgcaccacgctagatatggggtacagactaggggggtgttgctgattaatggtcagctgtatcccaataggaagtatcctgtgTGCTAaaaagctaaaaatcaattgcgGGTGTACAGCGTATTCCACTCAAAGCGTTTTGTATCGACCGAAATGAATGGTAATCGGAAATGACAAGCTCTCAGCTATAAAGCGGGTGAACCAGAATTTCACATTCGCTACTCTGTAAATAATAGGAATAGATGGATAgatggaatattatcgactCGTGTTTTGTCGCATAATCTGGACGTTTTTCAGCAATAGCTCGTTTAAACGGATCAATTGTTGCCTGCAGAAGCCTCCATTGATCGTTTGATCGTTTGACCAGGGTTTTAGTAGCTCACAGTAAATCACATCCTTTTGATCCCACGAAATAAAGAACATTGCTTTGACATCGGGGATACTCGACTTCGGCGTTGATGTTTTTTGTTGACCGGACTTCCATTTTTCGACCCCGGTAACGATTCGACACAAAAATGCTTCCTTTTGTACCGTTCGAGCAACATTGCGGACACGCAAAATCTCCGTTCGCCATATTTAATTTCGTATGGAACACAATCTCCTGCCTTTTGGATGTATTCTGCAGCTTTGAGTCGTATGTAAACAACTTATCAAGTTACTCCTAATGATTCTGCAAGCTCTGTTTACGTTTAAcacgaatcttgatcgagtaatgtcCCTAATCCAtcgtctttattttttttcagttaacCCGGACGCTTTATGTTTTTAACAGTAAAATCACCCTTTTTAAATCGTCCAAACAGTTCCCTACAAAATCTATCCGAAGGTGCAGAGTCATTATAAACTTCCACAAGCATTCGATGCGTTTCAGTTGCACTTTTCTTCCAATGGaaatagaaaatcaaaacttGCCGCAAGTGGTGCGTATTTACAACGAAACTTGCATTGAAGCAGTAAAAATAGaacttgttgtgcaaaactcaaAGACTTGTAATTAATATTTGTTTGACAGATGTTGACACTTCAAGATTCAGCAAAAACCAGATATCGCCGTGGAATATTTATAGCACCTTGAGCCATCTTgtggaaacggaacgaattagGTTGCACATCCAAtacattttgaaaaatgttatccccaaacaatcaaaaattatTAGATTCTAATTTGTTCTCtacagtgaagaaatattaagaTGATGGAGAGATTTGGCGAAGAAGATtatgatttttagaaatttcatCATAAAAGTTGCAATAATCCAGATCAAAGCTCTGTTTGGCAAATATCTTCCGACTTTTTCTGGAGGAGGAGCCTACTGGAGGGAAATGGATTCCAAGAATATTATCAAAACTTGTTGCGTATTCAAACGGTTATGGCTAACAACGGAACCAAATCAACGATTAACTTAGTTTTAATTCTAATACTAAGTCTACTAGAGGAAAAGATTAGTTAGCTTTGCTAGaaaatattcttcttcttggatagcactaacgttctcagtggaacttttgccttctcaacgtagtacttagttgagatttctatgccgaataacacgccttaaatgtattctggagtgtcaagctctagaatacgcgtggagAGGAAGCAAGATATTGGGCTTcgtgaggaaccatcgtctcttcgaaccccataacagcgctccaaggcaaagcgtcggaatcctcagaacagaaatccaagatgaggaagaatTGATTTAGTGTCTGTTTCTCCCGATTTTATTCAAGAatggagcaacggatttaaacagtcagtatcaggatttatgcatcttagtctgcatcaggtttatatgtcaaaaaagaaattatataccacgAGTATatattacgtacataaaaataatttctgtgggaactagAGTGTTCGAaacgatttatatcaatatatcaattgtgggtgggacgaagttcgccgggtcagctagtttgttaataaaataaatctatttcaaaaatgttgggcattttcagatatcttatattgtcagtctccttcctcccaaaaatttccacgtggtatgttcgaccataacactcacccatctccacccataaaacatcaCACAACACCCCCCTCCTCCCcactggatggtgcctacacTCTCTGGTAATGACCcttctcccgcttctgatgataaatcatttatttttggtataagttatctcagaagttgaattcaataagtgcgcactttagCCCTGTatggtgcgcacctttgcctccactatggggcaaaggtgccGCTGGGTTACAATGCCGCTCGGGCATTTCGTTTAATTTTCTGGAGTGTTTgacaaaagttatttaaaatctTGTGAAGCGGCCTAAGTTGATTCTTTTAAATTTGATTTTCCGTCCGAGAACTCGCTGCTTTTTGTTACCAATTGCTTTGGTCTGACAGAACTTTGGTGTAGCACTTTTAATAACCAATCTATTAAGGCAAGAAATATGCATTTATGAGTAGAGAAAGTGCTTAGAATATGAATCAGAAATCATTCGAACCCATTAGAAATGCCAAATCACACGTAAATTTACTT from Toxorhynchites rutilus septentrionalis strain SRP chromosome 3, ASM2978413v1, whole genome shotgun sequence encodes:
- the LOC129774972 gene encoding probable cytochrome P450 28d1, with protein sequence MLWTIIGIVSGLVGAAYLFLAWEFNRWKKTGIKGPKPKLLFGNVPSILTQKQHPFYDYQRIYNDYKDEPVVGYFSVRTPHLMIRDPELIKEVLSKSFRNFSANDFSNLVDEKSDPLLARNPFSLSGEKWKTRRAEITPAFTTNRIKALSVLMEDVCARMTNYITQKIAQNECTFDTKELMTKYTTDVVSNCIFAIDAQSFTKEKPEIREMGRRIMDFNVTAQIVFTLVTFIPSIRNFYKFTFVPRDVQEFFIHIMREAIQHRKKNNIVRNDFLDHLLSLEEKKQISEIDIAGHGVSFFADGFETSSWMMTYCLYDLASNPAVQRQVREEIRSVQASKKTLDYDTVGEMTYLEQVCNETLRLHAIIPVLAKRCTEDVELTGPKDRKIRITAGTTVTIPYFVQFDPLYYDEPEKFKPERFAPETGGVKPYREKGVYFPFGDGPRMCLGMRFAMAQAKRGIVEIIDKFEITVNPKTKEPLVFEPKLFMLNVVGGIWLDFKPIVNSM